One genomic region from Sulfurimonas sp. encodes:
- a CDS encoding cytochrome c codes for MKKIYLLLLTLCFSLQANDLDGKKVFETYCWGCHHQTAVAFGPPFTEIANKRTKEEIQAYIIEPKAMYKAFGYKRTVMTKLKLNDKEINAISDYILSYKGK; via the coding sequence ATGAAAAAAATATACTTATTACTTTTAACACTCTGTTTCTCACTTCAAGCCAATGATTTAGATGGTAAAAAAGTCTTTGAAACTTACTGCTGGGGTTGTCATCATCAAACTGCTGTTGCCTTTGGTCCTCCTTTTACAGAGATTGCAAACAAACGTACAAAAGAAGAAATTCAAGCTTACATTATAGAACCAAAGGCAATGTATAAAGCTTTTGGCTACAAACGAACTGTTATGACAAAACTAAAATTAAACGATAAAGAGATAAATGCTATTAGTGATTATATTCTCTCTTACAAAGGTAAATAA
- a CDS encoding radical SAM/SPASM domain-containing protein yields MFRLSNLISSVVEDKKERVLDGSIAIWNFTNRCNLSCLHCYSKSTLDEVDTLTTEQIKKTILQMKENGVKFIIFSGGEPLTRKDLFEIANFCKENGIITYLSSNGLYFTKGNVQRIVDTFNYVGVSIDGDEPTHDYFRGLKGAFVETLKAVQLANATGAKVGIRFTMTKDTINSLEYIFDLAEKENIPKIYISHLVYSGRGLDNLEMDLSKEQRRKAVEFILKKAFEYYETGRDIEIVTGNMEMDAVLFLNEFASRYPELKETMRKRLVSWGGNSAGRKLLNINSEGDVRPDPFFPLTVGNIIEEDFGDIWQKGELLDKLRIHPRKHISGICTSCEQLDICNGGSRARAYAITGDLWSEDPSCYLSESERKRD; encoded by the coding sequence ATGTTTAGACTATCAAATCTTATATCTTCAGTAGTTGAAGATAAAAAAGAGAGGGTTTTAGATGGTAGCATCGCTATTTGGAACTTTACAAACCGCTGTAATCTATCTTGTCTTCACTGTTACTCAAAATCAACTTTAGATGAAGTTGATACACTTACGACTGAGCAAATCAAAAAAACAATTTTACAAATGAAAGAAAATGGAGTGAAATTTATTATTTTTTCAGGGGGAGAACCCTTAACAAGAAAAGATTTATTTGAGATAGCTAACTTTTGTAAAGAAAATGGAATCATTACTTACCTTTCAAGTAATGGACTTTACTTTACAAAAGGCAATGTACAACGAATAGTAGATACTTTTAACTATGTCGGAGTGAGCATAGATGGCGACGAACCTACGCATGATTATTTTCGTGGCTTAAAAGGTGCATTTGTCGAAACACTAAAGGCTGTTCAGTTAGCAAATGCCACAGGAGCAAAAGTAGGTATTCGCTTTACTATGACAAAAGATACTATTAATTCTTTAGAATATATCTTTGACTTAGCAGAAAAAGAAAATATCCCGAAAATTTATATCTCTCATCTAGTCTATTCAGGACGAGGTTTAGATAACTTAGAAATGGATCTTTCTAAAGAACAAAGAAGAAAAGCAGTTGAGTTTATACTTAAAAAAGCGTTTGAATATTATGAAACAGGTCGAGATATTGAGATAGTAACTGGAAACATGGAGATGGACGCTGTTTTATTTTTAAATGAATTTGCATCTAGATATCCAGAGCTAAAAGAAACTATGAGAAAAAGACTTGTATCTTGGGGTGGTAATTCTGCTGGTAGAAAACTGCTAAATATAAATAGCGAAGGCGATGTAAGACCTGACCCATTTTTTCCACTTACTGTTGGAAATATAATAGAAGAAGATTTTGGCGATATTTGGCAAAAAGGCGAATTACTAGACAAGTTAAGAATTCACCCAAGAAAACATATAAGTGGCATCTGTACCTCTTGTGAACAACTTGATATTTGTAATGGTGGCTCAAGAGCAAGAGCTTATGCGATAACTGGTGATTTGTGGAGTGAAGACCCATCTTGTTATTTAAGTGAATCAGAAAGAAAGAGAGATTAA
- a CDS encoding cytochrome D1 domain-containing protein, with protein sequence MPSLKKILFSTIITALAFVSLDAKGVNPITAMLNTDEKIFVVERESESLAIIEKGLTRGHLVGMHNMNHGVVKFEGKDGYVISRDGWVVKFDPEKEVIVKELKTSDSAIGFTITKNFLAVANYAKKSVDILDRDLNPLQSFQTGSKNVGIKTYKNYLIFSQMDNDKITVLRDINYGKGLPKFVIHKEFEDVGVMPFDAMIKDNNFITGFFQSPFFGVVNLDTMKYSKIKILLEDRKPVLKVPHFGFWSIGAGYVFIPAVGNNKVLVYTPDFKFVKNITTEGLPVFTALSPDKKYLAVTFSGKKFPVIQIIDTATLKIIKRFEFNGKVLHVRWSNVRPNLYVSVNDANKVAVINTNSWYLSREMFNIKKPSGIFIYEGKK encoded by the coding sequence ATGCCGAGTCTTAAAAAAATATTATTTAGTACAATAATTACAGCCTTAGCTTTTGTTAGCTTAGATGCAAAAGGTGTAAACCCAATAACTGCTATGCTTAACACAGATGAAAAAATATTTGTTGTTGAGAGAGAGAGTGAATCTTTAGCAATCATAGAAAAAGGTTTAACAAGAGGTCATTTAGTTGGAATGCACAACATGAATCATGGTGTTGTAAAGTTTGAAGGCAAAGATGGTTATGTTATAAGTAGAGATGGCTGGGTTGTAAAATTTGACCCAGAAAAAGAGGTTATTGTAAAAGAGTTAAAGACTAGTGACAGTGCTATTGGCTTTACTATAACTAAAAACTTTCTTGCTGTTGCAAACTACGCTAAAAAAAGTGTAGATATTTTAGATAGAGATTTAAATCCTTTACAATCATTCCAAACAGGCTCAAAAAATGTTGGTATTAAAACTTATAAAAACTACTTAATTTTTTCACAAATGGACAATGATAAAATCACAGTTTTAAGAGATATAAACTACGGCAAAGGACTTCCTAAATTTGTAATTCATAAAGAGTTTGAAGATGTTGGGGTTATGCCTTTTGATGCAATGATAAAAGACAATAACTTTATAACAGGATTTTTTCAAAGTCCTTTCTTTGGTGTCGTAAATTTAGACACAATGAAATACTCTAAAATTAAAATCCTTCTTGAAGATAGAAAACCTGTTTTAAAAGTACCTCATTTTGGTTTTTGGAGTATTGGTGCTGGATATGTATTTATCCCTGCAGTTGGGAATAATAAGGTTTTAGTTTATACACCTGACTTTAAATTTGTAAAAAATATAACAACTGAGGGATTACCAGTTTTTACAGCTCTTTCTCCAGATAAGAAATACCTAGCAGTCACTTTTAGTGGTAAAAAATTTCCTGTTATTCAAATCATAGATACAGCAACATTAAAAATCATAAAACGATTTGAATTTAATGGTAAAGTTTTACATGTTAGATGGTCAAATGTCAGACCAAATCTTTATGTATCAGTTAACGATGCTAATAAAGTTGCTGTTATAAATACAAATAGTTGGTACTTAAGCAGAGAGATGTTCAATATTAAAAAACCATCTGGTATATTTATATACGAAGGGAAAAAATAA
- the cobA gene encoding uroporphyrinogen-III C-methyltransferase, whose translation MGKVYLTGAGPGDIELLTIKALRVIKEADVIIYDRLANPDILEEAKNGCEFVYVGKEDGRHIVPQDDINEVIYQNALKYKNVVRLKGGDPFVFGRGGEEALYLLQRNVKFEIIPGITSAISAPAYAGIPVTHRGIAVSFRVVTGHESPNKKVSQIPWETFKTDDTIIFLMGLHNLPKISKKLIEIGKSSDFPVAVISKGTTKEQIVVVGTLENIVQKAKGIPTPALIVVGRVVELREQLKWFEDNA comes from the coding sequence ATGGGTAAGGTATATTTAACAGGAGCAGGTCCTGGCGATATCGAGCTACTAACTATTAAAGCACTTAGAGTAATTAAAGAAGCTGATGTTATTATTTACGATCGTTTAGCAAACCCTGACATTTTAGAAGAAGCAAAAAATGGCTGTGAGTTTGTCTATGTTGGCAAAGAAGATGGAAGGCATATTGTTCCACAAGACGATATAAATGAAGTCATCTATCAAAACGCTTTAAAATATAAAAATGTTGTCCGCTTAAAGGGTGGTGACCCTTTTGTATTTGGTCGTGGAGGAGAAGAAGCCCTTTATCTTTTACAAAGAAATGTAAAGTTTGAAATCATTCCAGGTATAACTTCTGCTATTTCTGCTCCTGCTTATGCTGGGATTCCTGTAACTCATAGAGGAATTGCAGTAAGTTTTAGAGTTGTTACGGGACATGAGTCACCAAACAAAAAAGTATCTCAGATTCCATGGGAAACTTTTAAAACAGATGACACTATTATCTTTTTGATGGGGCTTCATAATCTACCCAAAATAAGTAAAAAACTTATAGAAATTGGAAAGTCTAGTGACTTTCCTGTTGCCGTTATTTCTAAAGGAACTACAAAAGAGCAAATCGTTGTAGTTGGAACATTAGAAAATATTGTCCAAAAAGCTAAAGGTATTCCTACTCCAGCACTCATCGTTGTTGGTCGTGTAGTTGAACTTAGAGAACAACTAAAGTGGTTTGAGGATAATGCCTAA
- a CDS encoding ATP-binding protein: MPKEIAKNIYWVGMHLENDPFQCHPYFIKNGNESILIDPGSMLEFDETVRKIKSITNIKSIKYIVLHHQDPDLAAAVPEIEKLIDRDDLQIVTHSRMSVLIKHYLVSSSYYEIDKNENKLVASNGFRLDFFTTPYCHSPGAFVSYEPNTKTLFSGDIFGGIEESWEFYADESYFEKAKQFHEEYMPSKDIFNYALKKIEKLDIQLIAPQHGSIIKKQYISKLIDDMKNLDCGLYIDKKYNLELLDTINELKIKEKTIQEQDIRLFEQAKRAEMGEMIGNIAHQWRQPLAIVNTILAILKEKNSVDALTQDEIADKIQKMEKRVIYMSDTIEDFMNYYKPDKEKSIFSIFDALQKALELTSYTKKDEEIVINITGDKTLSIYGLMNEFVQVIISILTNIYDVKEARELTAIQIDISMLSDDEDVILSISDNAGGIQKDIISKLFNPYFTTKHQAMGTGLGLHIAKMIIEDNMNGSIDATNNKNGATFTIRIKCEN, translated from the coding sequence ATGCCTAAAGAAATAGCGAAAAACATCTACTGGGTTGGGATGCATCTTGAAAATGACCCTTTTCAGTGCCACCCATATTTCATTAAGAATGGAAATGAATCTATCTTAATCGATCCAGGCTCAATGCTAGAGTTTGATGAAACAGTACGAAAAATCAAAAGTATTACTAACATTAAATCTATCAAATATATTGTACTTCATCATCAAGACCCTGATTTAGCTGCTGCTGTTCCTGAAATAGAAAAACTCATAGATAGAGATGATTTACAAATCGTAACTCACTCAAGAATGTCTGTCCTTATAAAACATTATCTTGTAAGTTCTTCTTACTATGAGATAGATAAAAATGAAAACAAACTTGTAGCTTCAAATGGTTTTAGACTTGATTTTTTCACAACTCCCTACTGTCATTCTCCTGGAGCTTTTGTCAGTTATGAGCCAAATACTAAGACTCTTTTTTCTGGAGATATTTTTGGTGGTATCGAAGAAAGCTGGGAATTTTATGCAGATGAGAGCTACTTTGAAAAAGCTAAACAATTTCACGAAGAGTATATGCCAAGTAAAGATATTTTTAATTACGCACTTAAAAAAATAGAAAAACTAGATATACAGCTAATCGCTCCACAACATGGTTCCATAATAAAAAAACAATATATTTCTAAACTCATAGATGATATGAAAAATCTTGATTGTGGTTTATACATAGATAAAAAGTATAACCTAGAGCTATTAGACACAATAAACGAGCTAAAAATTAAAGAAAAAACTATACAAGAACAAGATATAAGACTCTTTGAACAAGCAAAAAGAGCTGAAATGGGGGAAATGATAGGAAACATAGCTCATCAATGGCGACAACCATTAGCAATTGTCAATACTATTTTAGCCATACTAAAAGAAAAAAACTCCGTAGATGCTCTTACTCAAGATGAGATTGCCGATAAAATACAGAAGATGGAAAAAAGAGTTATATATATGTCTGATACTATCGAAGATTTTATGAACTACTATAAACCAGATAAAGAAAAGTCGATTTTTAGCATTTTTGACGCACTTCAAAAAGCCTTAGAATTAACTAGTTATACAAAGAAAGATGAAGAAATAGTTATAAACATAACTGGGGATAAAACACTTAGCATCTATGGACTTATGAATGAATTTGTCCAAGTCATAATCTCAATACTAACAAATATTTATGATGTAAAAGAAGCTAGAGAGCTTACAGCGATACAAATAGATATATCAATGCTAAGTGATGATGAAGATGTTATTTTGTCCATAAGCGATAACGCTGGTGGCATACAAAAGGATATAATCTCAAAACTATTTAACCCATACTTTACAACAAAACATCAAGCAATGGGAACGGGATTGGGTCTTCATATTGCTAAGATGATAATCGAAGATAACATGAATGGCTCAATAGATGCAACAAATAATAAAAATGGCGCAACATTTACAATAAGGATAAAGTGTGAAAACTAA
- a CDS encoding response regulator transcription factor — translation MKTKEIIDDISILIAEDESELREYLKEYLELFFKNIFVARCGKTAYETYLDKKPDIILSDINMPNIDGLSMAKKIRESDSETNIIIMSAHSDREKLLRAVELGLITYLIKPINSQKLKEILLELTQKLRASKKRIYLSSDIYWDKISQTLWQNNQQIFLKEKELLLFKLFCSQTNKIFTAKEIFEHLYEKQNDKKFSEHSITSFIKRLRVKLPQNLIQNEYGAGYKILPFNR, via the coding sequence GTGAAAACTAAAGAAATAATTGATGATATTTCAATACTAATCGCTGAAGATGAATCAGAATTAAGAGAATATCTCAAAGAGTATTTAGAACTTTTTTTTAAAAATATTTTCGTAGCGAGATGTGGTAAAACAGCTTATGAAACATACCTTGACAAAAAGCCAGACATAATACTTAGCGATATAAATATGCCAAATATAGATGGACTAAGTATGGCTAAAAAAATCAGAGAATCAGACAGTGAAACAAATATCATTATTATGAGTGCTCATTCTGATAGAGAAAAACTTCTTAGAGCTGTAGAACTAGGGCTTATAACCTACCTTATAAAACCGATAAACTCACAAAAATTAAAAGAAATTTTGTTAGAACTCACGCAAAAACTAAGAGCTTCTAAGAAAAGAATTTATCTAAGTAGTGATATTTACTGGGATAAAATAAGTCAAACTTTATGGCAAAATAATCAACAAATATTTTTAAAAGAAAAAGAATTATTACTTTTTAAACTATTTTGTTCACAAACAAATAAAATCTTTACAGCAAAAGAGATTTTTGAGCATCTATATGAAAAGCAAAATGACAAAAAGTTTTCTGAGCATTCTATTACCTCTTTTATAAAACGCTTAAGAGTTAAGCTACCACAAAATTTAATCCAAAATGAATATGGAGCAGGTTATAAAATCTTGCCTTTTAATAGATAA
- a CDS encoding multiheme c-type cytochrome: MKFLTSLLFLLVLSLNASNYPSSKSCNECHENIYREHISSMHHKSSIFKDEVHRKVKNAVNKDKYSCAICHMPATKNLRAVMSGEEQPNPQSYRQTDGVSCFYCHQISKIYDSKAHKINFSNYKGEKKPTVFGNLKKPYESNEHNSKSNEIYKNSQVCMGCHSHKQNKLGFEVCNTKNQHDKTSDCIGCHMPSTTGTIEKEDKGMRENYVSHKFLGIHSQQMVKKAV, from the coding sequence ATGAAGTTTCTTACCTCTCTTTTATTTTTACTTGTTTTAAGTTTAAATGCTAGTAACTACCCATCTTCAAAATCATGCAATGAATGTCATGAAAACATATATCGTGAACACATTTCATCTATGCATCATAAATCTTCTATCTTTAAAGATGAGGTTCATAGAAAAGTTAAAAATGCTGTAAATAAAGATAAATACTCTTGTGCAATATGTCATATGCCTGCTACAAAAAATCTTCGAGCGGTTATGAGTGGAGAGGAACAACCAAATCCTCAGAGTTATAGACAAACAGATGGTGTTTCTTGTTTTTACTGTCATCAAATTAGTAAAATTTATGATTCTAAAGCACATAAAATTAACTTCTCAAACTACAAGGGTGAGAAAAAACCAACAGTTTTTGGAAATCTTAAAAAACCTTATGAAAGTAATGAACACAATTCAAAAAGCAATGAGATATATAAAAATTCTCAAGTTTGTATGGGTTGTCACTCACATAAACAAAACAAACTTGGCTTTGAAGTATGTAACACAAAAAATCAGCACGACAAAACAAGTGACTGTATTGGCTGTCATATGCCATCAACGACAGGAACGATAGAAAAAGAAGATAAGGGAATGCGTGAAAACTATGTATCCCATAAGTTTTTAGGTATTCACTCACAGCAGATGGTTAAAAAAGCGGTTTAA
- a CDS encoding tetratricopeptide repeat protein: MFKLILSLLMLSSILLADTKEALDAFKKQDYDLAFRLYQISAKAGDTTAQNALSYLYFNGFGVKKSAKDGLLWLKKSANNKNVTAQYDLGMMYLTGQNIKQDSSSALKWLTRASDKGSANAQFNLALMYYRGDSTDINVTKSAQLLEKSALSGNAKAKKNVGRIYMQLLKFDKAALWLEKNAQNGDVDAYYFLAEIYCEQDKFKKAKKWTKKAIDSGNKDAELLWLKYNLNKY, translated from the coding sequence ATGTTTAAACTTATATTATCATTACTCATGCTCTCTAGTATACTTTTAGCTGACACAAAAGAAGCTCTAGATGCATTTAAAAAACAAGATTATGATTTAGCTTTTAGACTTTACCAAATAAGTGCAAAAGCAGGAGATACAACTGCTCAAAATGCACTGAGTTATCTTTACTTTAACGGTTTTGGAGTAAAGAAAAGTGCAAAAGATGGACTACTTTGGTTAAAAAAATCCGCTAATAATAAAAATGTAACTGCTCAGTATGACTTAGGAATGATGTACTTAACAGGACAAAATATAAAACAAGACTCTTCTTCAGCACTAAAATGGTTAACACGCGCATCAGACAAGGGAAGTGCAAATGCTCAGTTTAACTTAGCATTAATGTATTATAGAGGAGATTCCACAGATATAAATGTTACAAAATCTGCTCAGCTTTTAGAAAAATCTGCTCTTAGTGGAAATGCAAAAGCAAAGAAAAATGTTGGTCGCATCTATATGCAACTTTTGAAGTTTGACAAGGCTGCCCTTTGGTTAGAAAAAAATGCTCAAAATGGAGATGTTGACGCTTATTATTTTTTAGCAGAAATTTATTGTGAGCAAGATAAGTTTAAAAAAGCAAAAAAATGGACAAAAAAAGCAATAGACTCGGGGAATAAAGATGCAGAGTTATTATGGCTTAAATATAATCTAAATAAATATTAA
- a CDS encoding dicarboxylate/amino acid:cation symporter: MIQKIKKYSTTNTLVILGIILGVLFGSFLPELALQQQVIGQVFISFLKMLVVPLVFSSIYVSIMGLGSLDELKTIGLRTISLYILTTALAVLLAIVVMNIFPIGVPVSVEGLEFEKASQIAEFSLKSMILSFIPVNVFNSFANGSMMQIIIFSILFAIASLHLKEHRQVLMLDFFTGVTNAMLKMAEWIIKLTPIGVFSLISYVIADQGIEVILGLWKYMLMVIGVLLIHAIFTLPLILAFFGRTNPYKYLNAIREAPIMAFSTASSAATLPVSMRIVEEVGGVDEKNASFVLPLGATVSMDGTAAYLTIAVLYISHLAGVDLSFMDQILLGITVVALSVGVAALPSASLVMMVVILNQIGLPVEYIALIVAVDRILDMARTSLNVTSDLVVVKIIDQMQKRNKPTTKKEINV, encoded by the coding sequence ATGATACAAAAAATCAAAAAATACTCAACGACAAATACTTTAGTTATTTTAGGCATAATCTTAGGTGTTTTATTTGGAAGTTTTTTACCAGAACTAGCATTGCAACAACAAGTTATAGGACAAGTTTTTATAAGTTTTTTAAAGATGCTTGTAGTGCCTCTTGTATTTTCTAGCATCTATGTATCTATTATGGGTTTGGGGAGTTTAGATGAGCTTAAAACTATTGGTTTAAGGACTATTTCTCTTTATATTTTAACAACTGCTTTAGCTGTTTTACTTGCTATTGTTGTTATGAATATTTTTCCTATTGGTGTACCTGTATCTGTTGAAGGCTTAGAGTTTGAAAAAGCTTCTCAAATAGCAGAATTTTCATTAAAAAGTATGATACTTAGTTTTATTCCCGTAAATGTTTTTAACTCTTTTGCAAATGGCTCAATGATGCAAATAATTATTTTTAGTATTTTGTTTGCCATAGCATCTTTGCACCTAAAAGAACACAGACAAGTTTTAATGCTTGACTTTTTTACAGGTGTTACAAATGCTATGTTAAAAATGGCAGAATGGATTATAAAGCTTACTCCTATTGGTGTGTTTAGTCTTATATCTTATGTTATAGCGGACCAAGGGATAGAAGTTATTTTAGGACTTTGGAAGTATATGTTAATGGTGATTGGTGTTTTACTTATTCACGCAATTTTTACGCTGCCTCTTATTTTAGCGTTCTTTGGACGCACAAATCCTTACAAATATTTAAATGCTATCCGTGAAGCTCCAATTATGGCATTTTCAACCGCGTCAAGTGCTGCAACTCTTCCTGTGTCTATGCGTATAGTTGAAGAAGTTGGTGGTGTTGATGAGAAAAATGCTTCTTTTGTTTTACCTTTAGGTGCAACAGTTTCTATGGATGGAACAGCGGCATACTTAACTATTGCAGTTCTTTATATTTCACATTTAGCAGGAGTTGATTTAAGTTTTATGGATCAAATACTCTTAGGTATAACAGTTGTTGCACTTAGTGTTGGCGTCGCTGCCCTCCCGAGTGCATCTTTGGTTATGATGGTTGTTATTTTAAATCAAATTGGACTTCCTGTTGAGTACATCGCTCTTATAGTAGCGGTTGATAGAATCTTAGATATGGCTAGAACCTCTCTAAATGTGACCTCTGATTTGGTCGTAGTTAAAATCATAGACCAGATGCAAAAACGAAATAAACCTACAACTAAAAAGGAAATCAATGTTTAA
- a CDS encoding DMT family transporter produces the protein MKNIHFTYLLILAMFFWGGGWSALKIITSDLSIEVIVFWRFFIMSLAFIPILLFLKKPLILNVSGAKFVASSSVLNIAFMVFSFYGVKYGLAGAGSVIITTLAPVMTFILVALIFKTKLSSYQYGGLFLGLVGGVIMLELNDLSLFLNGSNIYFLLCAISWAGVTILAQHSHKHVHPIHYSFYIALVATTASFIYAKDVDLMIVFEQGNRFWISLIYLAVLGQSVATTIFFIASGKLGSQKTSSFMFLVPLFSLFSAWLILDEVIQMHIIIGGTLSLFAVFLINKKN, from the coding sequence ATGAAAAATATACACTTTACTTACCTCCTTATCTTAGCAATGTTTTTTTGGGGTGGCGGCTGGAGTGCGTTAAAAATTATCACTAGCGACTTATCCATAGAAGTTATAGTTTTTTGGCGTTTTTTTATTATGAGCCTTGCCTTTATCCCTATACTTTTATTTTTAAAAAAACCTCTTATACTTAATGTATCTGGAGCTAAGTTTGTTGCATCTAGTTCTGTTTTAAACATTGCTTTTATGGTTTTTTCATTTTATGGCGTAAAATATGGACTAGCAGGAGCAGGAAGTGTTATCATTACAACCCTTGCTCCAGTTATGACTTTTATCTTAGTTGCACTTATTTTTAAAACAAAACTCTCTTCATATCAATACGGCGGACTTTTCCTTGGCTTAGTTGGTGGAGTAATAATGTTAGAGTTAAATGACCTAAGCCTCTTTTTAAATGGTTCTAACATCTACTTCTTACTCTGTGCTATCTCTTGGGCAGGAGTTACTATACTTGCTCAACATTCTCACAAACATGTTCACCCAATTCATTATAGTTTTTATATAGCTTTAGTTGCGACTACTGCTTCATTTATTTACGCAAAAGATGTAGATTTGATGATTGTATTTGAGCAAGGAAATAGGTTTTGGATCTCTTTAATTTACTTGGCTGTTCTTGGACAAAGCGTGGCAACCACTATATTTTTCATAGCATCTGGGAAACTTGGAAGCCAAAAAACAAGTTCATTTATGTTTTTAGTGCCTCTTTTCTCTCTTTTTAGTGCTTGGCTTATTTTAGATGAAGTTATTCAGATGCACATTATTATAGGTGGAACATTAAGTTTATTTGCTGTTTTTCTCATAAATAAAAAAAATTAA
- a CDS encoding NAD(P)/FAD-dependent oxidoreductase, whose amino-acid sequence MKTILIIGGGFAGLEAAIFLKKENYDVTLVSDRDYFYIYPTSIWVPTRESKFTDVCVDLNELKDVHGFKLIIDKLSNINAKANSYTFSSGEELKGFDYVVLAMGSSKLHHKGLEHTLSICGAPETSLDIRAKIDEIITKGSGEICFGFGGNPKDSSAVRGGPAFELLFNVHHLLEKKGIRDNYELTFFAPMAQPGKRMGAKSLEMLEKFFTKLKIKQHFGKKIKSFEKDGIIFEDDSKLNSDFTMFIPAGNGHKVIQNSDLPTNEAGFISIDDYCQVTHSEANNIYAVGDITALEGDEWRAKQGHIAEVMARNVAHNIKQRDKGINKFKGYQEHLNILCVMDSGDGAAFVYRDAKKSFMIPLPIIGHWLKKGWGSYCRYSKLGKIPRIPGM is encoded by the coding sequence ATGAAAACTATTTTAATCATTGGTGGTGGTTTTGCTGGGCTTGAAGCTGCCATCTTTTTGAAAAAAGAGAACTATGATGTAACTTTAGTAAGTGATAGAGATTATTTTTATATCTACCCTACTTCTATTTGGGTTCCAACAAGAGAAAGTAAATTTACAGATGTTTGCGTTGATTTAAACGAACTAAAAGATGTTCATGGTTTCAAACTCATCATAGATAAACTCTCAAACATAAATGCTAAAGCAAACAGTTATACTTTTTCAAGTGGTGAAGAATTAAAAGGATTTGACTATGTTGTCCTTGCTATGGGTTCTTCAAAGCTTCATCATAAAGGCTTAGAGCATACTCTTTCTATCTGTGGTGCTCCAGAAACTTCTTTAGATATTAGAGCTAAAATAGATGAAATAATAACTAAAGGAAGTGGGGAAATTTGTTTTGGTTTTGGTGGAAATCCAAAGGATAGTTCTGCTGTTCGTGGTGGTCCCGCTTTTGAGTTACTGTTTAATGTTCATCATCTTTTAGAGAAAAAAGGTATTAGAGATAATTATGAACTAACCTTTTTTGCTCCTATGGCACAACCAGGGAAAAGAATGGGCGCTAAATCTTTAGAGATGCTAGAGAAATTTTTTACTAAACTAAAAATAAAACAACATTTTGGTAAAAAAATAAAATCATTTGAAAAAGATGGCATTATTTTTGAAGATGATTCAAAACTTAACTCTGATTTTACTATGTTTATTCCTGCTGGAAATGGGCATAAAGTTATTCAAAACTCTGACCTACCAACAAATGAAGCTGGATTTATAAGCATTGATGATTACTGCCAAGTTACTCATAGTGAAGCTAATAATATATATGCCGTAGGTGATATTACTGCTCTTGAGGGAGATGAGTGGAGAGCGAAACAAGGTCATATAGCAGAGGTAATGGCTAGAAATGTAGCTCATAACATCAAGCAAAGAGATAAAGGAATAAATAAGTTTAAAGGCTATCAAGAGCATCTAAACATTCTTTGCGTTATGGATAGTGGGGATGGGGCAGCTTTTGTATATAGAGATGCTAAAAAATCTTTTATGATTCCACTGCCTATCATTGGTCACTGGCTTAAAAAAGGCTGGGGGAGTTATTGTAGATATTCAAAACTAGGGAAAATCCCAAGAATACCTGGTATGTAG